A window of the Brassica napus cultivar Da-Ae chromosome A2, Da-Ae, whole genome shotgun sequence genome harbors these coding sequences:
- the BNAA02G26900D gene encoding uncharacterized protein BNAA02G26900D isoform X4 produces MDDEVVQRVFQEGGRDFFQQQPSTSSSSSSSILQSLPLHVAFDHGYYLLVKSIQELREKKDGIVTVGIGGPSGSGKTSLAEKVASVIGCPVIAMEDYRDSVDDGNELETLDFDALVQNLEDLIKGKDTLVPVFDFQQKRRVDTKMVKASSGVVIVDGTYALHARLRSLLDIRVAVVGGVHFSLLSKVRYDIGDSCSLDYLIDSIFPLFRKHIEPDLHHAQIRINNSFVSSFREAIYKLKCKSEIVTSFAQGSEVQKDNFIEMYLRPPSANEEARINDWIKVRQAGIRYYLSLGDQRIVDKHFIIRPKAEFEVGRMTLGGLLALGYNVVVSYKRASTAVSYGNLSLSRETIDTLGETFLVLRGTDRKSVGAEALRMGISGPWITKSYLELILESKGVPRLNTPPLLQQSPVTVNQEKQIVAPKPIRTTPNIVTRLEDLSQPWTRSPTKSQMEPMVATWHFTSFDAPHSVSSGVDSSFRENIRLVPMPDSYDLDRGLLLSVQAIQALLENKGPPVIVGIGGPSGSGKTSLAHKMANIVGCEVVSLESYFKSEQVKDFKHDDFSSLDLPLLSKNIADITNSRRTKLPVFDLETGTRCGFKELEVSEECGVIIFEGVYALHPEIRQSLDLWVAVVGGVHSHLISRVQRDKSRVGCFMSQNEIMMTVFPMFQQHIEPHLVHAHVKIRNDFDPVFSPESSLFVLKSNKQVPYQDILSILDSTKFCSSVQNFIDIYFRLSGLPANGQLSDSDCIRVRICEGRFAVLIREPIREGNFIVQPKVDFDISVSTVAGLLNLGYQAVAYIEASAFIYQDGKILIEVDHLQDVPSPYIQIKGVNKKAVTAAGSALKLDGSYTTKSYLQIVLERLPPVQRSSSGIHTQQAARLQELVEFIQSQGSSNSASEASPRRDGSSIDNVLDDMQSRIKRLERWHTINTVLWTFLMSALVGYSLYQRKRQ; encoded by the exons ATGGACGACGAGGTTGTTCAGCGAGTCTTCCAAGAGGGAGGACGCGATTTCTTCCAGCAGCAGCCTTCTACttcatcctcatcctcttcttcGATTCTCCAATCTCTTCCTCTTCATGTG GCCTTCGATCATGGCTATTACCTGTTGGTTAAGTCGATTCAAGAACTCAGAGAGAAGAAGGACGGCATTGTTACGGTTGGTATAGGTGGACCTAGCGGCTCCGGTAAAACTAG CTTGGCAGAGAAAGTTGCATCTGTGATTGGATGTCCTGTGATTGCCATGGAGGATTACCGTGACAGTGTGGACGATGGAAATGAATTGGAAACGTTAGATTTTGATGCGTTAGTTCAGAATCTGGAG GATTTGATCAAAGGGAAAGATACTCTTGTTCCGGTGTTTGATTTCCAGCAGAAGAGGCGTGTTGACACGAAGATGGTGAAGGCATCATCTGGAGTG GTTATTGTTGATGGGACGTATGCCCTTCATGCTAGATTGCGCTCCTTGTTGGATATTCGGGTTGCAGTG GTTGGTGGCGTTCACTTTAGCCTCCTCTCTAAAGTCCGTTATGATATTGGGGATTCGTGTTCGCTTGATTATCTTATCGACAGCATCTTCCCATTGTTTAGAAAGCATATTGAGCCAGACCTTCATCATGCGCAg ATCAGAATCAACAACAGTTTTGTTTCATCATTTCGGGAAGCCATATACAAACTGAAATGCAAAAGTGAG ATAGTAACTTCTTTTGCTCAAGGAAGTGAAGTCCAGAAGGATAA TTTTATTGAGATGTACCTCAGACCGCCTTCTGCAAACGAAGAGGCGCGTATAAATGACTGGATAAAAGTTCGTCAAGCTGGTATACGGTACTATCTCTCGCTTGGGGACCAAAGAATTGTCGACAAGCATTTCATCATCCGGCCGAAAGCTGAGTTTGAG GTTGGACGGATGACACTTGGAGGGTTGCTAGCTTTAGGCTACAATGTTGTAGTGAGTTATAAGCGAGCTTCAACTGCTGTGAGCTATGGTAATTTATCCCTGTCACGTGAAACGATTGATACTCTTGGAGAGACTTTTCTGGTACTGAGAGGGACAGATAGGAAG AGTGTGGGAGCTGAAGCTCTGAGAATGGGTATTAGTGGGCCCTGGATCACCAAATCATACCTGGAATTGATCCTTGAAAGTAAAG GTGTCCCACGCTTGAATACACCTCCACTTTTGCAGCAGTCTCCTGTAACCGTTAACCAGGAGAAGCAAATTGTTGCACCAAAACCGATCCGAACTACCCCAAACATTGTCACCCGCCTTGAGGATTTATCGCAGCCTTGGACCCGATCTCCGACCAAATCTCAAATGGAACCAATGGTTGCAACTTGGCATTTCACCTCTTTTGATGCACCTCATTCAGTAAGCTCTGGTGTAG ATTCCTCTTTCAGGGAAAATATACGACTTGTTCCTATGCCTGATTCATACGACTTGGACAGAGGGTTGCTTCTTTCCGTTCAAGCAATACAG GCGCTGTTGGAAAATAAAGGACCACCTGTTATTGTGGGAATAG GCGGTCCTAGTGGGTCTGGTAAGACTAGCTTGGCTCATAAAATGGCAAATATAGTTGGATGTGAAGTGGTTTCCCTTGAAAGTTACTTCAAGTCTGAGCAAGTCAAAGATTTCAAGCATGATGACTTTAGTTCCCTTGACCTGCCTTTGCTCTCAAAG AACATTGCTGACATAACGAACAGTCGAAGAACAAAATTGCCTGTATTTGACCTGGAGACTGGTACCAGATGTGGCTTTAAGGAACTTGAAGTTTCTGAAGAGTGTGGTGTG ATCATCTTCGAGGGGGTTTATGCGCTGCATCCAGAAATCAGACAATCTTTGGACCTTTGGGTTGCTGTT GTGGGAGGTGTTCATTCACATCTTATTTCCAGAGTCCAAAGGGATAAGAGCCGAGTCGGGTGTTTCATGTCTCAAAATGAAATAATGATGACCGTATTTCCAATGTTCCAGCAACATATTGAGCCACACCTAGTGCATGCACAC GTCAAGATTCGAAATGATTTTGATCCAGTTTTCTCTCCCGAGAgctctttgtttgttttgaaaAGCAATAAACAG GTTCCATATCAGGATATTCTCAGTATCCTTGATTCCACAAAATTCTGCAGCTCCGTTCAGAATTTTATCGATATATATTTCAGGCTATCTGGGCTTCCCGCCAATGGGCAGCTGTCAGATAGTGACTGCATACGCGTTAGAATCTGCGAGGGCAGGTTTGCTGTGCTTATACGTGAG CCAATTAGGGAAGGGAACTTCATCGTCCAGCCCAAAGTAGATTTTGACATTAGCGTAAGTACTGTGGCTGGTCTTCTTAATCTCGG GTATCAAGCAGTGGCGTATATCGAAGCCTCTGCCTTTATTTACCAAGACGGAAAG ATTCTGATTGAGGTTGATCATCTCCAAGATGTGCCAAGTCCATACATACAGATCAAAGGCGTAAACAAAAAAGCTGTGACTGCTGCTGGTTCAGCTCTCAAACTGGATGGTTCAtacacaacaaag AGTTACCTTCAAATAGTTTTGGAAAGACTACCACCAGTTCAGAGAAGTTCAAGTGGAATCCATACACAACAAGCAGCGCGGTTGCAAGAACTTGTGGAATTCATACAGTCTCAG GGAAGTAGTAACAGTGCGTCGGAAGCGTCACCAAGAAGAGATGGTTCTTCCATAGACAACGTTTTGGACGATATGCAGTCAAGAATAAAACGACTCGAACGTTGGCACACCATCAATACG GTACTATGGACATTCTTGATGTCTGCGCTCGTTGGTTATTCTCTCTACCAAAGGAAGCGCCAGTAA
- the BNAA02G26900D gene encoding uncharacterized protein BNAA02G26900D isoform X3: MDDEVVQRVFQEGGRDFFQQQPSTSSSSSSSILQSLPLHVAFDHGYYLLVKSIQELREKKDGIVTVGIGGPSGSGKTSLAEKVASVIGCPVIAMEDYRDSVDDGNELETLDFDALVQNLEDLIKGKDTLVPVFDFQQKRRVDTKMVKASSGVVIVDGTYALHARLRSLLDIRVAVVGGVHFSLLSKVRYDIGDSCSLDYLIDSIFPLFRKHIEPDLHHAQIRINNSFVSSFREAIYKLKCKSEIVTSFAQGSEVQKDNFIEMYLRPPSANEEARINDWIKVRQAGIRYYLSLGDQRIVDKHFIIRPKAEFEQVGRMTLGGLLALGYNVVVSYKRASTAVSYGNLSLSRETIDTLGETFLVLRGTDRKSVGAEALRMGISGPWITKSYLELILESKGVPRLNTPPLLQQSPVTVNQEKQIVAPKPIRTTPNIVTRLEDLSQPWTRSPTKSQMEPMVATWHFTSFDAPHSVSSGVDSSFRENIRLVPMPDSYDLDRGLLLSVQAIQALLENKGPPVIVGIGGPSGSGKTSLAHKMANIVGCEVVSLESYFKSEQVKDFKHDDFSSLDLPLLSKNIADITNSRRTKLPVFDLETGTRCGFKELEVSEECGVIIFEGVYALHPEIRQSLDLWVAVVGGVHSHLISRVQRDKSRVGCFMSQNEIMMTVFPMFQQHIEPHLVHAHVKIRNDFDPVFSPESSLFVLKSNKQVPYQDILSILDSTKFCSSVQNFIDIYFRLSGLPANGQLSDSDCIRVRICEGRFAVLIREPIREGNFIVQPKVDFDISVSTVAGLLNLGYQAVAYIEASAFIYQDGKILIEVDHLQDVPSPYIQIKGVNKKAVTAAGSALKLDGSYTTKSYLQIVLERLPPVQRSSSGIHTQQAARLQELVEFIQSQGSSNSASEASPRRDGSSIDNVLDDMQSRIKRLERWHTINTVLWTFLMSALVGYSLYQRKRQ; encoded by the exons ATGGACGACGAGGTTGTTCAGCGAGTCTTCCAAGAGGGAGGACGCGATTTCTTCCAGCAGCAGCCTTCTACttcatcctcatcctcttcttcGATTCTCCAATCTCTTCCTCTTCATGTG GCCTTCGATCATGGCTATTACCTGTTGGTTAAGTCGATTCAAGAACTCAGAGAGAAGAAGGACGGCATTGTTACGGTTGGTATAGGTGGACCTAGCGGCTCCGGTAAAACTAG CTTGGCAGAGAAAGTTGCATCTGTGATTGGATGTCCTGTGATTGCCATGGAGGATTACCGTGACAGTGTGGACGATGGAAATGAATTGGAAACGTTAGATTTTGATGCGTTAGTTCAGAATCTGGAG GATTTGATCAAAGGGAAAGATACTCTTGTTCCGGTGTTTGATTTCCAGCAGAAGAGGCGTGTTGACACGAAGATGGTGAAGGCATCATCTGGAGTG GTTATTGTTGATGGGACGTATGCCCTTCATGCTAGATTGCGCTCCTTGTTGGATATTCGGGTTGCAGTG GTTGGTGGCGTTCACTTTAGCCTCCTCTCTAAAGTCCGTTATGATATTGGGGATTCGTGTTCGCTTGATTATCTTATCGACAGCATCTTCCCATTGTTTAGAAAGCATATTGAGCCAGACCTTCATCATGCGCAg ATCAGAATCAACAACAGTTTTGTTTCATCATTTCGGGAAGCCATATACAAACTGAAATGCAAAAGTGAG ATAGTAACTTCTTTTGCTCAAGGAAGTGAAGTCCAGAAGGATAA TTTTATTGAGATGTACCTCAGACCGCCTTCTGCAAACGAAGAGGCGCGTATAAATGACTGGATAAAAGTTCGTCAAGCTGGTATACGGTACTATCTCTCGCTTGGGGACCAAAGAATTGTCGACAAGCATTTCATCATCCGGCCGAAAGCTGAGTTTGAG CAGGTTGGACGGATGACACTTGGAGGGTTGCTAGCTTTAGGCTACAATGTTGTAGTGAGTTATAAGCGAGCTTCAACTGCTGTGAGCTATGGTAATTTATCCCTGTCACGTGAAACGATTGATACTCTTGGAGAGACTTTTCTGGTACTGAGAGGGACAGATAGGAAG AGTGTGGGAGCTGAAGCTCTGAGAATGGGTATTAGTGGGCCCTGGATCACCAAATCATACCTGGAATTGATCCTTGAAAGTAAAG GTGTCCCACGCTTGAATACACCTCCACTTTTGCAGCAGTCTCCTGTAACCGTTAACCAGGAGAAGCAAATTGTTGCACCAAAACCGATCCGAACTACCCCAAACATTGTCACCCGCCTTGAGGATTTATCGCAGCCTTGGACCCGATCTCCGACCAAATCTCAAATGGAACCAATGGTTGCAACTTGGCATTTCACCTCTTTTGATGCACCTCATTCAGTAAGCTCTGGTGTAG ATTCCTCTTTCAGGGAAAATATACGACTTGTTCCTATGCCTGATTCATACGACTTGGACAGAGGGTTGCTTCTTTCCGTTCAAGCAATACAG GCGCTGTTGGAAAATAAAGGACCACCTGTTATTGTGGGAATAG GCGGTCCTAGTGGGTCTGGTAAGACTAGCTTGGCTCATAAAATGGCAAATATAGTTGGATGTGAAGTGGTTTCCCTTGAAAGTTACTTCAAGTCTGAGCAAGTCAAAGATTTCAAGCATGATGACTTTAGTTCCCTTGACCTGCCTTTGCTCTCAAAG AACATTGCTGACATAACGAACAGTCGAAGAACAAAATTGCCTGTATTTGACCTGGAGACTGGTACCAGATGTGGCTTTAAGGAACTTGAAGTTTCTGAAGAGTGTGGTGTG ATCATCTTCGAGGGGGTTTATGCGCTGCATCCAGAAATCAGACAATCTTTGGACCTTTGGGTTGCTGTT GTGGGAGGTGTTCATTCACATCTTATTTCCAGAGTCCAAAGGGATAAGAGCCGAGTCGGGTGTTTCATGTCTCAAAATGAAATAATGATGACCGTATTTCCAATGTTCCAGCAACATATTGAGCCACACCTAGTGCATGCACAC GTCAAGATTCGAAATGATTTTGATCCAGTTTTCTCTCCCGAGAgctctttgtttgttttgaaaAGCAATAAACAG GTTCCATATCAGGATATTCTCAGTATCCTTGATTCCACAAAATTCTGCAGCTCCGTTCAGAATTTTATCGATATATATTTCAGGCTATCTGGGCTTCCCGCCAATGGGCAGCTGTCAGATAGTGACTGCATACGCGTTAGAATCTGCGAGGGCAGGTTTGCTGTGCTTATACGTGAG CCAATTAGGGAAGGGAACTTCATCGTCCAGCCCAAAGTAGATTTTGACATTAGCGTAAGTACTGTGGCTGGTCTTCTTAATCTCGG GTATCAAGCAGTGGCGTATATCGAAGCCTCTGCCTTTATTTACCAAGACGGAAAG ATTCTGATTGAGGTTGATCATCTCCAAGATGTGCCAAGTCCATACATACAGATCAAAGGCGTAAACAAAAAAGCTGTGACTGCTGCTGGTTCAGCTCTCAAACTGGATGGTTCAtacacaacaaag AGTTACCTTCAAATAGTTTTGGAAAGACTACCACCAGTTCAGAGAAGTTCAAGTGGAATCCATACACAACAAGCAGCGCGGTTGCAAGAACTTGTGGAATTCATACAGTCTCAG GGAAGTAGTAACAGTGCGTCGGAAGCGTCACCAAGAAGAGATGGTTCTTCCATAGACAACGTTTTGGACGATATGCAGTCAAGAATAAAACGACTCGAACGTTGGCACACCATCAATACG GTACTATGGACATTCTTGATGTCTGCGCTCGTTGGTTATTCTCTCTACCAAAGGAAGCGCCAGTAA
- the BNAA02G26900D gene encoding uncharacterized protein BNAA02G26900D isoform X1 has protein sequence MDDEVVQRVFQEGGRDFFQQQPSTSSSSSSSILQSLPLHVAFDHGYYLLVKSIQELREKKDGIVTVGIGGPSGSGKTSLAEKVASVIGCPVIAMEDYRDSVDDGNELETLDFDALVQNLEDLIKGKDTLVPVFDFQQKRRVDTKMVKASSGVVIVDGTYALHARLRSLLDIRVAVVGGVHFSLLSKVRYDIGDSCSLDYLIDSIFPLFRKHIEPDLHHAQIRINNSFVSSFREAIYKLKCKSEIVTSFAQGSEVQKDNFIEMYLRPPSANEEARINDWIKVRQAGIRYYLSLGDQRIVDKHFIIRPKAEFEQVGRMTLGGLLALGYNVVVSYKRASTAVSYGNLSLSRETIDTLGETFLVLRGTDRKSVGAEALRMGISGPWITKSYLELILESKGVPRLNTPPLLQQSPVTVNQEKQIVAPKPIRTTPNIVTRLEDLSQPWTRSPTKSQMEPMVATWHFTSFDAPHSVSSGVATDSSFRENIRLVPMPDSYDLDRGLLLSVQAIQALLENKGPPVIVGIGGPSGSGKTSLAHKMANIVGCEVVSLESYFKSEQVKDFKHDDFSSLDLPLLSKNIADITNSRRTKLPVFDLETGTRCGFKELEVSEECGVIIFEGVYALHPEIRQSLDLWVAVVGGVHSHLISRVQRDKSRVGCFMSQNEIMMTVFPMFQQHIEPHLVHAHVKIRNDFDPVFSPESSLFVLKSNKQVPYQDILSILDSTKFCSSVQNFIDIYFRLSGLPANGQLSDSDCIRVRICEGRFAVLIREPIREGNFIVQPKVDFDISVSTVAGLLNLGYQAVAYIEASAFIYQDGKILIEVDHLQDVPSPYIQIKGVNKKAVTAAGSALKLDGSYTTKSYLQIVLERLPPVQRSSSGIHTQQAARLQELVEFIQSQGSSNSASEASPRRDGSSIDNVLDDMQSRIKRLERWHTINTVLWTFLMSALVGYSLYQRKRQ, from the exons ATGGACGACGAGGTTGTTCAGCGAGTCTTCCAAGAGGGAGGACGCGATTTCTTCCAGCAGCAGCCTTCTACttcatcctcatcctcttcttcGATTCTCCAATCTCTTCCTCTTCATGTG GCCTTCGATCATGGCTATTACCTGTTGGTTAAGTCGATTCAAGAACTCAGAGAGAAGAAGGACGGCATTGTTACGGTTGGTATAGGTGGACCTAGCGGCTCCGGTAAAACTAG CTTGGCAGAGAAAGTTGCATCTGTGATTGGATGTCCTGTGATTGCCATGGAGGATTACCGTGACAGTGTGGACGATGGAAATGAATTGGAAACGTTAGATTTTGATGCGTTAGTTCAGAATCTGGAG GATTTGATCAAAGGGAAAGATACTCTTGTTCCGGTGTTTGATTTCCAGCAGAAGAGGCGTGTTGACACGAAGATGGTGAAGGCATCATCTGGAGTG GTTATTGTTGATGGGACGTATGCCCTTCATGCTAGATTGCGCTCCTTGTTGGATATTCGGGTTGCAGTG GTTGGTGGCGTTCACTTTAGCCTCCTCTCTAAAGTCCGTTATGATATTGGGGATTCGTGTTCGCTTGATTATCTTATCGACAGCATCTTCCCATTGTTTAGAAAGCATATTGAGCCAGACCTTCATCATGCGCAg ATCAGAATCAACAACAGTTTTGTTTCATCATTTCGGGAAGCCATATACAAACTGAAATGCAAAAGTGAG ATAGTAACTTCTTTTGCTCAAGGAAGTGAAGTCCAGAAGGATAA TTTTATTGAGATGTACCTCAGACCGCCTTCTGCAAACGAAGAGGCGCGTATAAATGACTGGATAAAAGTTCGTCAAGCTGGTATACGGTACTATCTCTCGCTTGGGGACCAAAGAATTGTCGACAAGCATTTCATCATCCGGCCGAAAGCTGAGTTTGAG CAGGTTGGACGGATGACACTTGGAGGGTTGCTAGCTTTAGGCTACAATGTTGTAGTGAGTTATAAGCGAGCTTCAACTGCTGTGAGCTATGGTAATTTATCCCTGTCACGTGAAACGATTGATACTCTTGGAGAGACTTTTCTGGTACTGAGAGGGACAGATAGGAAG AGTGTGGGAGCTGAAGCTCTGAGAATGGGTATTAGTGGGCCCTGGATCACCAAATCATACCTGGAATTGATCCTTGAAAGTAAAG GTGTCCCACGCTTGAATACACCTCCACTTTTGCAGCAGTCTCCTGTAACCGTTAACCAGGAGAAGCAAATTGTTGCACCAAAACCGATCCGAACTACCCCAAACATTGTCACCCGCCTTGAGGATTTATCGCAGCCTTGGACCCGATCTCCGACCAAATCTCAAATGGAACCAATGGTTGCAACTTGGCATTTCACCTCTTTTGATGCACCTCATTCAGTAAGCTCTGGTGTAG CCACAGATTCCTCTTTCAGGGAAAATATACGACTTGTTCCTATGCCTGATTCATACGACTTGGACAGAGGGTTGCTTCTTTCCGTTCAAGCAATACAG GCGCTGTTGGAAAATAAAGGACCACCTGTTATTGTGGGAATAG GCGGTCCTAGTGGGTCTGGTAAGACTAGCTTGGCTCATAAAATGGCAAATATAGTTGGATGTGAAGTGGTTTCCCTTGAAAGTTACTTCAAGTCTGAGCAAGTCAAAGATTTCAAGCATGATGACTTTAGTTCCCTTGACCTGCCTTTGCTCTCAAAG AACATTGCTGACATAACGAACAGTCGAAGAACAAAATTGCCTGTATTTGACCTGGAGACTGGTACCAGATGTGGCTTTAAGGAACTTGAAGTTTCTGAAGAGTGTGGTGTG ATCATCTTCGAGGGGGTTTATGCGCTGCATCCAGAAATCAGACAATCTTTGGACCTTTGGGTTGCTGTT GTGGGAGGTGTTCATTCACATCTTATTTCCAGAGTCCAAAGGGATAAGAGCCGAGTCGGGTGTTTCATGTCTCAAAATGAAATAATGATGACCGTATTTCCAATGTTCCAGCAACATATTGAGCCACACCTAGTGCATGCACAC GTCAAGATTCGAAATGATTTTGATCCAGTTTTCTCTCCCGAGAgctctttgtttgttttgaaaAGCAATAAACAG GTTCCATATCAGGATATTCTCAGTATCCTTGATTCCACAAAATTCTGCAGCTCCGTTCAGAATTTTATCGATATATATTTCAGGCTATCTGGGCTTCCCGCCAATGGGCAGCTGTCAGATAGTGACTGCATACGCGTTAGAATCTGCGAGGGCAGGTTTGCTGTGCTTATACGTGAG CCAATTAGGGAAGGGAACTTCATCGTCCAGCCCAAAGTAGATTTTGACATTAGCGTAAGTACTGTGGCTGGTCTTCTTAATCTCGG GTATCAAGCAGTGGCGTATATCGAAGCCTCTGCCTTTATTTACCAAGACGGAAAG ATTCTGATTGAGGTTGATCATCTCCAAGATGTGCCAAGTCCATACATACAGATCAAAGGCGTAAACAAAAAAGCTGTGACTGCTGCTGGTTCAGCTCTCAAACTGGATGGTTCAtacacaacaaag AGTTACCTTCAAATAGTTTTGGAAAGACTACCACCAGTTCAGAGAAGTTCAAGTGGAATCCATACACAACAAGCAGCGCGGTTGCAAGAACTTGTGGAATTCATACAGTCTCAG GGAAGTAGTAACAGTGCGTCGGAAGCGTCACCAAGAAGAGATGGTTCTTCCATAGACAACGTTTTGGACGATATGCAGTCAAGAATAAAACGACTCGAACGTTGGCACACCATCAATACG GTACTATGGACATTCTTGATGTCTGCGCTCGTTGGTTATTCTCTCTACCAAAGGAAGCGCCAGTAA